In Streptomyces sp. DG2A-72, one genomic interval encodes:
- a CDS encoding calcium-binding protein, whose protein sequence is MRIYSAAVAACGVIALSALAVPAAQADEQFGDTDITGVVVNSGNPVVVGTSARTVTVKVTATDPAGFDTINATLYHGSYDAQDATVASTAACGPTAAATSTCTLTFDLAPGTAPANDALAGSWSVSAFAIAADGDAEFLDSAATFSLQRDTKLTVDATPEPVKRGKVLTVKGGMQNAGWANGTNVAAEAGQSVALQFREKGCTTYTTVKTVKTAAGGTLSTTVRAYSDGDYRWSYAGTDKTAAAVSEGDFVDVR, encoded by the coding sequence ATGCGCATTTACTCTGCTGCCGTCGCCGCGTGCGGCGTCATAGCCCTGTCCGCACTCGCCGTTCCGGCCGCCCAGGCGGACGAGCAGTTCGGCGACACCGACATCACCGGCGTCGTCGTCAACAGCGGTAACCCCGTCGTCGTCGGTACGAGCGCGAGAACCGTCACCGTCAAGGTCACCGCGACCGACCCGGCAGGCTTCGACACGATCAACGCCACGCTGTACCACGGCTCGTACGACGCCCAGGACGCCACCGTGGCCTCGACGGCGGCCTGCGGGCCGACGGCCGCCGCGACCAGCACCTGCACCCTGACCTTCGACCTGGCCCCCGGCACCGCCCCGGCCAACGACGCGCTGGCCGGCTCCTGGAGCGTGAGCGCCTTCGCGATCGCCGCCGACGGCGACGCCGAGTTCCTGGACAGCGCGGCCACCTTCTCCCTGCAGCGCGACACCAAGCTCACCGTCGACGCCACCCCCGAGCCGGTGAAGCGGGGCAAGGTCCTCACCGTCAAGGGCGGCATGCAGAACGCCGGCTGGGCGAACGGCACGAACGTCGCCGCCGAGGCCGGCCAGTCCGTGGCTCTGCAGTTCCGCGAGAAGGGCTGCACCACCTACACCACCGTCAAGACCGTCAAGACCGCCGCCGGCGGCACCCTCTCCACCACCGTCCGCGCGTACTCCGACGGTGACTACCGCTGGTCCTACGCCGGCACGGACAAGACCGCGGCCGCTGTGTCCGAGGGCGACTTCGTGGACGTGCGCTGA
- a CDS encoding phosphate ABC transporter ATP-binding protein has translation MTAVRSPKLGAATADSNPATLEADAISAWFGNHKVLEQVSLTMPARKVTALIGPSGCGKSTFLRILNRMHELVGSASLAGRVLLDGDDIYDRGRRITHARRQIGMVFQKPNPFPAMSIYDNVTAGLKLAGIKAGREDKDWLVEECLTKAGLWKEVRDRLRQPGGALSGGQQQRLCIARSLAVRPRVLLMDEPCSALDPTSTRRIEETIHELSGEVTIVIVTHNMQQAARVSDQCAFFLAAQGTPGVIVEHGATDAMFNSPQDPRTTDYVNGRFG, from the coding sequence ATGACGGCCGTCAGATCACCCAAGCTCGGCGCGGCCACCGCGGACAGCAACCCGGCCACCCTGGAGGCCGACGCCATCTCGGCCTGGTTCGGCAACCACAAGGTCCTCGAACAGGTCTCGCTGACCATGCCGGCCCGCAAGGTCACCGCGCTCATCGGCCCGTCCGGCTGCGGCAAGTCCACGTTCCTGCGGATCCTCAACCGCATGCACGAACTGGTCGGCTCCGCCTCCCTCGCAGGCCGGGTGCTCCTCGACGGCGACGACATCTACGACCGTGGCCGCCGCATCACCCACGCCCGCCGCCAGATCGGCATGGTCTTCCAGAAGCCCAACCCCTTCCCCGCGATGTCGATCTACGACAACGTCACGGCCGGCCTGAAGCTCGCCGGCATCAAGGCGGGCCGCGAGGACAAGGACTGGCTGGTCGAGGAGTGCTTGACCAAGGCGGGCCTCTGGAAGGAAGTCCGCGACCGCCTCCGCCAGCCCGGCGGCGCGCTCTCCGGCGGCCAGCAGCAGCGCCTGTGCATCGCGCGCTCGCTGGCGGTACGTCCGCGCGTGTTGCTGATGGACGAGCCGTGCTCGGCGCTCGACCCGACCTCCACGCGACGCATCGAGGAGACGATCCACGAGCTCTCCGGAGAGGTCACGATCGTCATCGTCACCCACAACATGCAGCAGGCGGCCCGAGTCTCCGACCAATGCGCGTTCTTCCTGGCGGCGCAAGGCACCCCGGGAGTCATCGTCGAACACGGCGCCACCGACGCGATGTTCAACAGCCCGCAGGACCCGCGCACGACGGATTACGTGAACGGCCGCTTCGGCTGA
- a CDS encoding Ig-like domain-containing protein, with amino-acid sequence MTVLHPFRRAAAIVAACAVLALGVVALVASQSQPARAASVGEFTMTPNTGKVTDSQPFAGSIQLPAACPVFEDGGETIPFNYDLVLGVVGPDGQEVRALDNIRDGSPYSEPTSTVSLAPEDNPGMTVLDLSNVLNSDGTYELRVRCRDDFGGFAPGEPYWSQKISVSGDTWMVGEGVQATSVVLGADDLDAEIGQEVTLTATVTPTDAAGTVAFLEGETSLGEATVANGKAEFKTKTLSEGSHDIVARFTPTDATKFGSSESASARVQVRLARYEMQDGSGKRLAENPALERGQKVKLIVRRCQPDTTFALAMERNDAEFPSAKSDAGGTVTWQELAIPDDAVEGDSAWTLSPGCTGEVVTDGTLAAVPFTVPAPSSESPGDDPSDEPSDDPSDDPSGEPSDDPSGDTSGTTSGTTSGAADGGSTTGGDSTSGGTSPQGGLASTGSQIALFSGIGAIVLTAAGIAFVRYGRRNGLLNFGDPNA; translated from the coding sequence ATGACAGTGCTACACCCGTTCCGAAGAGCGGCCGCCATCGTGGCCGCCTGCGCCGTGCTCGCCCTGGGCGTTGTGGCCCTGGTGGCGTCCCAGTCCCAGCCTGCCCGGGCGGCGTCGGTCGGCGAGTTCACGATGACGCCGAACACCGGCAAGGTGACCGATTCGCAGCCGTTCGCCGGTTCCATCCAACTCCCCGCGGCCTGCCCGGTGTTCGAGGACGGCGGCGAAACAATCCCCTTCAACTACGACCTTGTCCTCGGAGTGGTCGGTCCCGATGGTCAGGAGGTCCGCGCGCTGGACAACATCAGGGACGGGTCGCCCTACAGTGAACCGACCTCAACGGTTTCGCTGGCCCCTGAGGACAACCCGGGCATGACGGTGCTCGATCTGTCGAATGTTCTCAACAGCGATGGCACCTACGAGCTGCGTGTACGGTGCAGGGACGATTTTGGGGGCTTTGCCCCGGGTGAGCCGTACTGGTCGCAGAAGATCAGTGTGTCCGGCGACACCTGGATGGTCGGGGAGGGCGTGCAGGCCACCAGCGTTGTTCTGGGCGCCGATGACCTCGACGCCGAGATCGGCCAGGAGGTAACGCTCACCGCGACGGTCACACCGACGGATGCAGCCGGCACCGTGGCATTCCTGGAAGGCGAGACATCGCTGGGTGAGGCCACGGTCGCCAACGGCAAGGCCGAGTTCAAGACGAAGACGCTGTCCGAAGGGTCCCACGACATCGTCGCCCGATTCACGCCGACGGATGCCACGAAGTTCGGGTCCTCCGAATCCGCGTCGGCCAGAGTGCAGGTGCGGTTGGCGCGGTACGAGATGCAGGACGGATCGGGCAAGCGGCTGGCCGAAAACCCCGCACTGGAGCGGGGGCAGAAGGTGAAGCTCATCGTCCGGAGATGCCAGCCTGATACGACATTCGCCCTTGCCATGGAACGGAACGACGCCGAGTTCCCCAGCGCGAAGTCCGACGCCGGCGGAACCGTGACCTGGCAGGAACTCGCCATTCCGGATGACGCGGTCGAGGGTGATAGCGCGTGGACGCTCAGCCCGGGCTGCACAGGCGAAGTTGTTACCGACGGTACGTTGGCGGCCGTGCCGTTCACCGTGCCCGCCCCGTCCTCCGAGTCCCCCGGCGACGACCCGTCGGACGAACCCTCCGACGACCCGTCGGACGACCCCTCCGGTGAGCCGAGCGACGACCCTTCGGGCGACACGTCCGGCACCACATCGGGCACGACGTCCGGCGCGGCCGACGGAGGAAGCACCACCGGCGGCGACTCCACCTCCGGCGGCACCTCGCCGCAGGGCGGCCTCGCCTCCACCGGTAGCCAGATCGCGCTCTTCTCCGGCATCGGCGCCATCGTCCTCACCGCGGCCGGCATCGCCTTCGTGCGCTACGGCCGCCGCAACGGGCTGCTGAACTTCGGCGACCCGAACGCGTAA
- the pstA gene encoding phosphate ABC transporter permease PstA: MTVTTAQSPPGDQGPRTSPAKPPAPGTTLPARRKTRTESRRNLATLRATDVYAMLGAGAAALCITWLMFDRMLPFNGALGFVVIAYVLFIGLYALLVSFDEDGPAVRDRVAAAIIQSLGIVMLAVLAFVVVYTLWEGRDALPHLNFYTESMADAGPVEPLSVGGILHAIVGTLWQISIALLICIPAGLVCAVFLNEVPGAFSRFVRTMVEAMTALPSIVAGLFIYATFILALGFDRSGLAAALAICVMMLPIIIRAADVVIRLVPGTLREASYALGTSRWRTVWHVVLPTSRSGLTTAIILGTARGVGETSPVLLTAGYTAELNANPLHDPMVSLPLAAFELVKSPEPTYIARGFGTAAVLLVLVLVLFVIARVLGGRGPGQLTRRQEHRRVKASRRDAKRFAAKPPADQPSDRPAPTRSTS; the protein is encoded by the coding sequence ATGACCGTCACCACCGCACAGAGCCCGCCCGGCGACCAGGGACCGCGGACGAGTCCCGCGAAACCGCCGGCGCCCGGCACCACCCTGCCCGCACGCCGCAAGACACGCACCGAGTCGCGCCGCAACCTGGCCACGCTGCGCGCCACCGACGTGTACGCCATGCTCGGCGCCGGCGCCGCCGCCCTCTGCATCACCTGGCTGATGTTCGACCGGATGCTGCCCTTCAACGGCGCACTGGGCTTCGTCGTCATCGCCTACGTGCTCTTCATCGGCCTGTACGCGCTGCTGGTCTCCTTCGACGAGGACGGCCCCGCGGTGCGCGACCGGGTGGCCGCCGCCATCATCCAGAGCCTCGGCATAGTGATGCTGGCCGTGCTGGCGTTCGTGGTCGTCTACACCCTCTGGGAGGGCCGCGACGCGCTGCCGCACCTGAACTTCTATACGGAGTCGATGGCCGACGCGGGTCCGGTCGAGCCGCTCAGCGTCGGCGGCATCCTGCACGCGATCGTCGGCACGCTGTGGCAGATCTCCATCGCCCTGCTGATCTGCATCCCGGCCGGGCTGGTGTGCGCGGTCTTCCTCAACGAAGTGCCGGGCGCCTTCAGCCGGTTCGTCCGCACCATGGTCGAGGCGATGACGGCGTTGCCGTCCATCGTCGCCGGCCTGTTCATCTACGCGACCTTCATCCTGGCGCTGGGCTTCGACCGCTCCGGCCTCGCCGCCGCGCTGGCGATCTGCGTGATGATGCTGCCGATCATCATCCGCGCGGCGGACGTGGTGATCCGGCTGGTGCCCGGAACGCTGCGCGAGGCGTCGTACGCACTCGGCACCTCCCGCTGGCGCACGGTCTGGCACGTCGTGCTGCCCACCTCCCGGTCCGGCCTCACCACGGCGATCATCCTGGGCACGGCCCGCGGCGTCGGCGAGACCTCGCCGGTGCTGCTGACCGCCGGCTACACGGCGGAGCTCAACGCCAACCCGCTCCACGACCCGATGGTGTCGCTGCCGCTGGCGGCCTTCGAACTCGTCAAGTCCCCCGAGCCCACCTACATCGCCCGCGGTTTCGGCACCGCGGCGGTGCTTCTGGTGCTGGTGCTCGTCCTGTTCGTCATCGCCCGTGTCCTCGGCGGCCGTGGACCGGGCCAGCTCACCCGCCGCCAGGAACACCGTCGCGTCAAGGCGTCCCGCCGTGACGCGAAGCGTTTCGCGGCGAAGCCCCCCGCAGACCAGCCGTCAGACCGTCCCGCACCGACGAGGAGCACTTCGTGA
- a CDS encoding sortase, which produces MTVLSPPPPAVAPPAPEPSPEPEPERSSGAPRAERAGFAFAGAALCVLAALLLGFAANLTIVGHLQHSRDQQTAYDEFRRQLALGVAPVGQQTYDGKLLDPGAPVALLRIPALGLKEVVAEGTASGVLMSGPGHRRDTPLPGQAGTSVIMGRQWGYGSPFNSLHELPVGTEIRVTTGQGTATYEVTAIRREGDPLPPTLKQDEGRLTLITAEGRPYTPSGTIRVDATLTSDVQPAPPRPLAPGWIDDSEQSLGSEDTAWLPVFLWSQGLLLAALLTMAAYRAWGRWQTWIVGVPVLAAFGLAVSSAATRLLPNLL; this is translated from the coding sequence GTGACCGTGCTGTCCCCGCCCCCGCCGGCCGTGGCGCCGCCGGCGCCGGAGCCTTCCCCCGAGCCCGAGCCCGAGCGCAGCTCCGGGGCGCCGCGCGCGGAACGCGCAGGCTTCGCGTTCGCCGGGGCCGCGCTGTGCGTGCTCGCCGCCCTGCTGCTCGGCTTCGCCGCCAACCTCACGATCGTGGGCCACCTCCAGCACTCCCGCGACCAGCAGACCGCGTACGACGAGTTCCGCCGTCAACTCGCCCTCGGTGTCGCGCCGGTGGGCCAGCAGACGTACGACGGCAAGCTGCTGGATCCGGGCGCGCCCGTCGCGCTGCTGCGCATTCCGGCCCTGGGCCTGAAGGAAGTCGTCGCGGAAGGCACCGCTTCCGGTGTGCTGATGTCGGGCCCCGGCCACCGCCGGGACACCCCGCTGCCGGGACAGGCCGGCACGAGCGTGATCATGGGCCGCCAGTGGGGATACGGCAGCCCGTTCAACAGCCTGCACGAGTTGCCCGTAGGCACCGAGATCCGGGTGACGACCGGTCAGGGCACGGCCACCTACGAGGTCACGGCCATCCGCCGCGAGGGCGACCCGTTGCCGCCCACGCTCAAGCAGGACGAGGGCCGGCTCACGCTCATCACCGCCGAGGGCAGGCCGTACACCCCCTCCGGCACGATCCGCGTCGACGCGACGCTCACGAGCGACGTACAGCCCGCTCCGCCGCGCCCGCTCGCCCCCGGCTGGATAGACGACTCCGAGCAGTCCCTGGGCAGTGAGGACACCGCCTGGCTCCCGGTCTTCCTCTGGTCGCAGGGGCTGCTCCTGGCCGCCCTGCTCACCATGGCCGCGTATCGCGCGTGGGGCCGCTGGCAGACGTGGATCGTCGGCGTACCCGTACTGGCCGCCTTCGGCCTCGCCGTCTCCAGCGCCGCCACCCGCCTTCTGCCCAACCTGCTCTGA
- a CDS encoding lytic transglycosylase domain-containing protein, whose amino-acid sequence MSRPLTRPFRRVGARLRTRRGLRGTAVATFATVAAALLTAGSQAPGPVGATRAAGEDEGMRVPGGFVAPDAPLPEVPSQGDDSYHVELPPLNGVSGAEKLWGEKAVTASEQQVAAEAGLPVSVLGAYRKAAQSVGRTDPGCGLRWELLAAIGKVESGHAGGGAVAANGDTLTRITGPALDGNGFALILDSEGGAWDGDAVYDRAVGPMQFLPTTWKTWGADGNGDGTANPNNIHDAALAAGHYLCAGKRDLGTAAGLERAILSYNYSRDYLNLVLGWMEFYLRGVHTVPDGEGVVPKSPGAGGTTPPRRPVREGDVGGGDIPEAPDTTAPGDSATPSPSPATPTRPASPKPSLPSPPLPSASPTPTTTPSPTAEPTPSDTPSETPAESPTASEPVPTETPTETATPDPGPSTETPASPTPTGTTPEPTPSDTTAAASEASVTPTG is encoded by the coding sequence ATGTCCCGTCCGCTCACCAGACCCTTCCGCCGAGTGGGCGCACGGCTGCGCACCCGGCGTGGCCTGCGCGGTACGGCCGTTGCCACGTTCGCCACGGTTGCCGCGGCTCTGCTCACCGCGGGTTCCCAGGCGCCGGGGCCCGTAGGGGCGACTCGGGCGGCGGGGGAGGACGAGGGGATGAGGGTGCCCGGTGGATTCGTGGCGCCGGACGCCCCGCTGCCGGAGGTTCCCTCGCAGGGCGACGACTCCTACCACGTCGAACTACCGCCGCTGAACGGCGTGTCGGGCGCCGAGAAGCTGTGGGGCGAGAAAGCCGTGACGGCCTCTGAGCAGCAGGTCGCGGCGGAGGCCGGTCTGCCGGTGAGTGTGCTCGGCGCCTATCGGAAGGCCGCGCAGTCGGTCGGCCGTACGGACCCCGGCTGCGGTCTGCGCTGGGAACTGCTCGCCGCGATCGGCAAGGTCGAGTCGGGGCACGCGGGCGGCGGCGCCGTCGCGGCGAACGGCGACACCCTCACCCGGATCACCGGACCGGCCCTCGACGGCAACGGCTTCGCGCTGATCCTCGACAGCGAGGGTGGCGCATGGGACGGGGACGCCGTCTACGACCGGGCCGTGGGGCCGATGCAGTTCCTGCCGACTACATGGAAGACGTGGGGTGCCGACGGCAACGGCGACGGCACCGCGAACCCCAACAACATCCACGACGCCGCCCTCGCCGCCGGTCACTACCTGTGCGCGGGCAAGCGGGACTTGGGCACCGCGGCGGGACTCGAGCGGGCGATCCTCAGCTACAACTACTCGCGCGACTACCTCAACCTCGTCCTCGGCTGGATGGAGTTCTACCTGCGCGGTGTGCACACTGTGCCCGACGGCGAGGGTGTCGTTCCCAAGAGCCCCGGAGCGGGTGGCACCACGCCGCCCAGGAGGCCCGTACGCGAAGGCGATGTGGGAGGCGGGGACATCCCCGAGGCCCCGGACACCACCGCGCCCGGCGACAGTGCCACGCCGTCGCCCTCGCCCGCCACGCCCACTCGGCCGGCGTCCCCCAAGCCGTCCCTGCCCTCCCCGCCGTTGCCGAGCGCCAGCCCCACGCCGACCACCACTCCGAGCCCGACGGCCGAGCCCACGCCCAGCGACACCCCGAGCGAGACCCCCGCAGAATCACCCACAGCCTCCGAGCCCGTACCCACGGAGACACCCACGGAGACCGCCACCCCGGATCCCGGGCCGTCCACCGAAACCCCGGCATCCCCCACACCCACCGGGACGACCCCTGAACCCACCCCGTCCGACACCACCGCCGCCGCTTCCGAGGCATCCGTCACGCCCACTGGCTGA
- a CDS encoding DUF1508 domain-containing protein, translating to MNGEPSSAHAAFLKTGSAGVGMDGGKTGGAAVPGTRCQIDISADGSYLWRLTATNGRVVAVAALTYRSYAECRAAFEEMCAGVEGLPGGVHHTSEGNGWVWRLREPAGGALAVSSRSYERHSTCQAAYERFRALLGDLGSGGVIAWDDMD from the coding sequence ATGAACGGCGAACCATCGTCGGCGCATGCGGCCTTCCTGAAGACGGGATCCGCAGGGGTGGGGATGGATGGCGGCAAGACAGGGGGCGCGGCCGTACCCGGCACGCGCTGCCAAATAGACATATCCGCAGACGGCAGTTACCTGTGGCGGCTCACGGCCACGAACGGGCGGGTGGTCGCCGTAGCGGCCCTGACGTACCGCAGCTACGCCGAGTGCAGAGCGGCGTTCGAGGAAATGTGCGCGGGAGTCGAGGGTTTACCGGGGGGCGTGCACCACACCTCCGAAGGAAACGGCTGGGTCTGGCGACTTCGTGAACCGGCCGGCGGCGCTCTGGCGGTGTCGTCGCGTTCTTATGAGCGGCACTCGACGTGCCAGGCCGCGTATGAGCGGTTCCGGGCGCTCCTGGGCGATCTCGGTTCGGGGGGCGTGATCGCCTGGGACGACATGGACTGA
- the pstS gene encoding phosphate ABC transporter substrate-binding protein PstS, whose product MKPAPVRRSRATRVYQALALFVAAVCALLAINPPNASAATYTKISGSGSTWSANAIEQWRRNVRQQGMTVNYSAVGSSVGRQQFKNGTSDFGVSEIPYGLNDLGQSDPPPTRKYAYIPIVAGGTSFMYNLKIGGRQVTNLRLSGDVLTKIFTGKLTQWNAPEIKADNPKLALPARRIVPVVRSDGSGTTAQFTLWMSKQHGSLWNDYCRRAGKQTPCGLTSYFPVVPGSGFVAQSSSLGVAGYTKQSQAEGAITYVEYSYARNAGFPVAKVLNRSGYYVEPTASSVAVALTKARINNDPRSANYLTQNLDSVYTFGDRRTYPLSSYSYMIIPTKVESGFTAAKGKTLSAFNNYFLCDGQQQADRLGYSPLPKNLVEAAMAQTRKIPGADSSRIDISKCNNPTFSGGRNTLIESAPYPAACDKKGPDQCKTGTGGNKNETPVNGGSSGGSGSGGSSSGGSGSTGGSGSTGGSGSTGSGGATGGSGGDTAGSTGGAGAATGGTVVDPDTGEVISGDQATGDTSVAASPVSLGADDALGLRTALMALSAALLVGVVVGPPVVGRLMASRTRRKGGVA is encoded by the coding sequence GTGAAACCCGCACCTGTCCGTCGTTCGCGCGCTACGCGCGTGTACCAGGCGCTGGCGCTGTTCGTCGCCGCGGTCTGCGCGCTGCTGGCCATCAACCCACCGAATGCCTCCGCGGCCACCTACACCAAGATCAGCGGCTCCGGCTCGACCTGGAGTGCCAACGCGATCGAGCAGTGGCGCCGCAACGTCCGCCAGCAGGGCATGACCGTGAACTACTCGGCGGTCGGCTCGTCGGTCGGCCGCCAGCAGTTCAAGAACGGCACCTCCGACTTCGGTGTGTCCGAGATCCCCTACGGCCTCAACGACCTCGGCCAGTCGGACCCGCCGCCCACCCGCAAGTACGCCTACATACCGATCGTGGCCGGCGGTACGTCGTTCATGTACAACCTGAAGATCGGCGGCAGGCAGGTCACCAACCTGCGGCTGTCCGGTGACGTCCTCACCAAGATCTTCACCGGCAAGCTCACCCAGTGGAACGCTCCGGAGATCAAGGCGGACAACCCCAAGCTGGCCCTGCCGGCCCGGCGTATCGTCCCGGTCGTCCGCTCCGACGGCTCGGGTACGACCGCGCAGTTCACCCTGTGGATGTCCAAGCAGCACGGCTCGCTGTGGAACGACTACTGCCGCCGCGCGGGCAAGCAGACCCCCTGCGGCCTGACGTCGTACTTCCCCGTGGTCCCCGGCTCCGGCTTCGTCGCCCAGTCCAGTTCACTCGGTGTCGCGGGCTACACGAAGCAGTCCCAGGCCGAAGGCGCCATCACCTACGTCGAGTACTCGTACGCCAGGAACGCGGGCTTCCCGGTGGCCAAGGTGCTCAACAGGTCCGGCTACTACGTCGAGCCGACCGCCTCCAGCGTCGCAGTCGCCCTGACCAAGGCCCGGATCAACAATGACCCGCGCTCCGCGAACTACCTGACCCAGAACCTGGACAGTGTCTACACCTTCGGGGACCGGCGCACCTACCCGCTCTCCAGCTACAGCTACATGATCATCCCGACCAAGGTGGAGAGCGGCTTCACCGCGGCCAAGGGGAAGACGCTGAGCGCGTTCAACAACTACTTCCTCTGCGACGGCCAGCAGCAGGCCGACCGGCTCGGCTACTCGCCGCTGCCGAAGAACCTGGTGGAAGCGGCGATGGCGCAGACGCGGAAGATCCCTGGTGCCGACTCGAGCAGGATCGACATCAGCAAGTGCAACAACCCGACGTTCTCCGGCGGGCGGAACACCCTGATCGAGAGCGCGCCCTACCCGGCGGCGTGCGACAAGAAGGGCCCGGACCAGTGCAAGACGGGTACCGGCGGCAACAAGAACGAGACGCCGGTCAACGGGGGCAGTTCGGGTGGGTCCGGCTCGGGCGGTTCGAGCTCGGGCGGCTCCGGCTCGACCGGTGGCTCGGGATCGACGGGCGGATCGGGCTCCACGGGCTCGGGAGGCGCCACGGGCGGCTCCGGCGGTGATACGGCAGGCAGCACCGGCGGCGCGGGCGCAGCGACCGGCGGCACGGTCGTCGACCCCGACACCGGCGAGGTCATCAGCGGCGACCAGGCCACCGGGGACACCTCCGTCGCCGCCAGCCCGGTCTCCCTGGGCGCGGACGACGCCCTCGGTCTGCGTACGGCGCTGATGGCGCTGTCGGCCGCGCTGCTGGTCGGCGTGGTCGTCGGGCCACCGGTCGTCGGGCGTCTGATGGCCAGCCGGACGCGTCGTAAGGGGGGTGTGGCATGA
- the pstC gene encoding phosphate ABC transporter permease subunit PstC codes for MPDRVFRGVLRGGGALVLAIMLLVGGFLTYRAWQALSIAKWGFITTEAWEPDGGNFGIAAVLVGTILIALVAIVFAVPLALGTALYISEYAPPRIKQTLISIVDLMAAVPSVVYGLWGLFFFQGHVVTLSRWISTYFGWIPLFKVDGADPGDPLATATVYTSGSFIAGMVVSLMVAPIICSVMREVFSQAPVGEREGAYALGANRWGMIRSVVLPFGKGGMIGGTMLGLGRALGETIAVYLIISPLFVIQPHILQNGTSSVSSLIALRYGEASEIGMSALMAAGLALFLMTLVVNFVASSIVARSRSGAASDS; via the coding sequence GTGCCCGACCGCGTTTTCCGAGGCGTCCTGCGTGGGGGCGGCGCCCTCGTGCTGGCCATCATGCTGCTCGTCGGCGGCTTTCTGACGTACCGGGCCTGGCAGGCGCTGTCCATCGCGAAGTGGGGCTTCATCACCACCGAGGCCTGGGAGCCCGACGGGGGCAACTTCGGTATCGCGGCCGTCCTCGTCGGCACGATCCTCATCGCACTCGTCGCCATCGTCTTCGCGGTACCGCTGGCACTGGGCACCGCGCTCTACATCTCCGAGTACGCGCCGCCGCGGATCAAGCAGACCCTCATCAGCATCGTGGACCTGATGGCCGCCGTACCGTCGGTGGTCTACGGCCTGTGGGGCCTGTTCTTCTTCCAGGGCCACGTGGTCACCCTGTCGCGCTGGATCTCCACGTACTTCGGCTGGATACCGCTCTTCAAGGTCGACGGCGCCGATCCGGGGGACCCGCTCGCCACCGCCACCGTCTACACCTCCGGCTCCTTCATCGCCGGCATGGTCGTGTCGCTGATGGTCGCGCCGATCATCTGCTCGGTGATGCGGGAGGTGTTCTCGCAGGCTCCGGTCGGCGAGCGGGAAGGGGCGTACGCACTCGGCGCGAACCGCTGGGGCATGATCCGCAGCGTCGTCCTGCCCTTCGGCAAGGGCGGCATGATCGGCGGCACCATGCTGGGCCTGGGCCGGGCGCTCGGCGAGACGATCGCCGTGTACCTGATCATCTCGCCGCTGTTCGTGATCCAGCCGCACATCCTGCAGAACGGCACCAGCTCGGTGTCCTCGCTGATCGCCCTGCGCTACGGCGAGGCGAGCGAAATCGGCATGTCGGCGCTGATGGCCGCGGGCCTCGCGCTCTTTCTGATGACCCTCGTCGTCAATTTCGTCGCGTCGTCGATCGTCGCCCGCAGCCGTTCCGGCGCGGCGAGCGACTCCTAG